From the genome of Nicotiana tabacum cultivar K326 chromosome 17, ASM71507v2, whole genome shotgun sequence:
tagacctcaaatcacacatagtaACATCGAAACGTTAAATCGCATCTCaattcaaacttatgaactttaaattttcaacttccaaatctcgtgccgaaatatatcaaatcaatcgAGAATGAACCCAAAATTTACACTCAAGTGTCAAATGatataatgaagctattccaattctcgaaaccacaatccgaatctgatatcttcaaagtcaactttcggtcaaacttatgaactttttaaaccttcaaattttcaatttttgccaaTTAGCGCCGAaatcttctagaaatatccaaatgcatatccgggcatacgcccaaatccaaaatcaccatccggacctaacagaaccatcaaaactccaattcgatgtcaaatactaaaaagtcaaactcggtcaactcttccaactttaaaacttcaatcatgaaattcattcttccaaattgattctgaataacctgaaaatcaaaaccgacgattcacacaagtccgctcaagacttcaaatagttaaaCAGGATGTAAATGGTCAAAACGATCGGACGGGTAGTTACAAACTTTTTGCGGTCAATGTACACTCAACAGTATGTATAAACATTGTCGTCCATCCTTTATCAATACTACTGACTACTGACTACTGACTACTGACAGCTCCTTCCGAAAAGTGAATTTGATTTGATGAATTTCAGGTGCCTCACAAATATTAGAACTCAAAGATTATCTTGCTATTCCGGGTTCTTACTGAGTGTAGCAAAATCAATTAAGCCAAAAGAAGCCTTGATTACAAAATTAACTATCCCTTTCGTTACCTTTGCACCTTTAAAGCGTGTGACAAATTATGTATGCAGTTTAGAAACTAATTGTTCAATTTTCCCCACTGTAACTGGAATCCGTtaccaagaaaatataaatatCATTAGATGGCTATGTAATTATGAGCATTAAATCAAATGTCAGTAATCGAGTCCACTCATACTATACAAAAATCTGATATAAATAATTACAACGTAGTAATTAAAAGGTCCTAATAATAGTTTTAAGAAACGTAAAAATCAAACCACTTCCATTTCCCATTTTCCGATTTTCTTTCCTAAGATTTGCAGCAATGCATTCGGAACTGTTACCAGCACTGATCGGTCTCCCAGTTCCGGCAAGTATAGCCGGAATACAAACCGACGCTCCGGCGTCTTTGGTTCCAAAGGCGCCGATCATATTCCGCGCGCTTTTCAGGATCTGATAGAATGCAGTAAGCAGCATGAATCTTCATGAACTCATCTGCTGACGTGTCCTTCTGATCAACTGCAGCCACGTCAGGATGGCAAACTCTAGCCAATCTCCGATACGCCGCCTTGATCTCCTCGCTCGTGGCTCCCATCGGAATTCCGAGAATTTCGTAAAACGAAGCCGGAGAAGCAGAAACAGCTGGCACGCACCTGGCCACAGAACCGCAGGTCGCGGCGGCAACGGAGAAGTAACCGGATTGCCGGAATCTGACGCAAGACGGTGATAGAAAAGAATTCTCGCCGGAGGAAAACGTATTGGCTGCCGTTGGCGGTGGTGATTGGCGGAAAGAGGCGGAAATCATTGTATAGATGATATGAATTTTGTAGGAGGAGGTTTAATTATAATATGAATAATGTGAAATATGGAAAGTagttatatatagatatagatctGTGACGGATGTAATAAGTGGACAAAGGAGTATTAACTGCACTCATTTCGGCTCAATCCGTTGAACCAATCTTTaagataatatatattttttgagtttAAGTTTTTATGCATGTAACAAATATTTTTTATACAATTAAATTACTCAAATATAATTGCAGTAGCTTTATACGCATTGGTAACCTAAAATAAATACTCCTACTAGTTAGTAACCTATTATGGTAAGTAACATTATATGCAGTAATGTAATAATTTTTTATACTTGatactataattttttttatactcggataaatattaccttttatatttttaactgAACAATAAAATTAAGGTCATTTTAACGTAAAAGGCTTATTCACATTTTTTATAAGTTTCAATacttttattatataaaattaattttaataattaataatattttataatatttaatacTTATCAATTACTCTTAAGTGAACTCGCAATTTTGGACATTAAATACAGCATTGATCTAAAACAAAAAATtgtttctatttatagggagaaaaaagaaaaagaaaaaaacagttGGAGTGGAGACTTTGGGGAATCGGATGTCATGTTAGGAGCATAAATTTTGTAGGGAATGCTTATCCAATCACACTAACCCTtacatctttttcttcttttattcagTCACTCTATCCAGTTATTATTTGGTGAGTCAGCAAAGATCTTTCCTTatcaatttcttttttaaaaataatgtcAGATCTGCTTATCCATTCATCAATGAGGAAGATGTCGGTATAGTCGTTGCTGCCTCACTAATCCATAACACAATATTCTCTCTTttttaaagaaaacaaaataatctTATACAAATCATAATATTAGTCAAATATAGACAATTTACCTATGAGGATCCGAATCATAATATTAGTCAAATGAGTATTAAGTTCTTTGCTTTGTTTAAGCGACTGTGCATAGATTACTGCTTTGATTGAATATTAAATCGCTCTTTTTACCTTCATATTTCTACGTAACAGTATCCTTATATAATAGTCATGCACtcgaaaaattaattttttaagttatattttatcCTCTCTATAACAGTTTTTTTTACCTATTGCAACAACGATCATATTTATAGCAGAACGCTCTTTGTAAAATTATACCTCTAAAATAGCCACGCAAAATCTTTAAgattactaataataattttaaaaatctgCACACAATCTTTTCCAATGAACAAAGTTTTCGTCTTGTATAATACATCagatttgaagatttgcacataatatttttttcattggacaaatgtcaaaaaatattttgataGAAAATTCAACGGTTAAGCTCTTAGAGTGCATTCAAGGGAAAGCTATTGGCTATCCGTAACTTGATGAACTAGTAACTGGGCATACTCATTAATTGGCTTTAAATGGCCAATTGTACTACGATCCAATTTAATTTATTTGGTCCAAAATAGTTTCTGTCAGGCCCAATTTAGTAAGAGCAAAAGCTGATCCATTTTCCACAATTGATTTCCATAGCTCATGACCTTACATAAATCTCAAACCCGTAAGGAAAAACAAACCATGAACAcgtgctagttgctttaggcgcgattaataaatcatcgtgactatgggtatgaTTCTCGTAGCATGGTCACGATACATTAACCCCAACTCAAGTGCgtgtttcacgcgacttgacttcaacttcgaataataataaaaataaacatgttgtaaatcgcaggtgcatttcacgtgacgcaattcgcaatatgtacaaaaacaaatgagtttgcgacatcgcgacttgttcaaataagttccataaataattaaaagcggttaaaaggaataaaaatgcacatataggtttaaaacatgtattaaaccAGATaactaggccaattattaatagttgagcgaccgtactaaaatcatgaaactcgggagtgcctcaaaCCTTCTcgcaggttaacagaattccttacccgatcttctatgttcgcagaccataaataagtgTCAAATtacctcgatttgggattctaaaataaatcggtgacttgggacaccataaattattccaagtggcaactctgaatacataaataatcccatttcgaataatgtcacttaaattggaaaaacttcttatcccctcgggaaaaaaaggaggtgtgacagctctggcgactctgctggggggaaaaaacccagaatctctggttcagggttcagaattcgagcttagaataactgttatgctTGGCTTTCTTCTGATTGTCTGATATTACatttttgggcctaatgtgctaaatgccgctttttaccgctttgatattgattgaaatgtatataaactgttacgaaaccctcttatctctgagtcttctgaatcttCTTGGAAGCGTGCGTTTCGCGTGGCttattttctgttagagtcatatcctaattttagaatgaggtgcggacaagttgcaaagccggtgaaacttctgtatttCCGGTACGCTGTCTCCCCCCTCCCACCCCCCcatccctcccccctcccccctctccccggctcgagttgtccgctcgggtaagccaggtctagaacaatacacctagaatttaaacttagaatgacataacctcatgccggatctctagtaggtacgtttgtttgcatcacgtgcatttgacaaaggggactcaacacaagggttgggtccgtctcgTACAGGtatacccaaattaaaagaccatcctgatgcattttatgtgctacttgcgcatttatttgtttcggcttgcatgttgactggcttctagaatagtgaaataaaataaagaaaagccaAGAGTGAGATAGAAGAGAAAACACCTTGTTCTGAAAATTTCGGTATTcaaaatatcccgaaactctgtcgaaagttcgaaaacaaagagaaagaaaataagctaATGTTTTCAAAAGTCATGCTTCTTCCCTTGTTCCGTCAAAACTTATCGAACTAtacgggtctgattctcaccggatgtgagatacgtacgcaaacctcatcggtttcgacctcaattttcaaaaatccaaaaatattttcatttagtTTCTTCTTTATAAATCCTTTCTTAGAAaattccaaataaaaaaaaaagatacaagTCAaatcaaagtccaaaaatattttctacttttttaAGAAGTCTTTCtctcaaaacaattcaaaaaaacaaattcccaaaaatattttctttcttttaaaaaattctcaacaaaaaaaaaaaaaagaaatcgaaatcaaaaaatattttctttcttctttataagtctttcttttggAAATTATTCCTAAtcttcctgaactacgtaataatctgattcatgtggcgtaatgatacgtaggcaatccttatcggattcgatcatagccataaacaaattgagtgaaaaaaataaaccaaaaaaatatgagtgataaagaaagaaaagagtgacaaaaaataacacagaaaaacaaaaacaaaaaagagaaagaaaaaatatcaagatatgaaaaaacaaaattcaaaaaaaagaaggaaaaagagtcCCTAGATTGAATTAGTTCACCCATGTTGGTGAATCAGACTCGAGCTTATTCTAAAAACTAGTCAAGCTAGGTCTACTGCAGTCATTAGTCCCTAACCGGCCAAACCctgagtccccctcgcaccgagctAATGCTAGATGGAGCAGTGGGACACGgtacagaggactgttggaccctcaaaaaggtagttgaagacttgattgaagaTGAAAGAATCGTTCTTCGAGACGAATATgcccctaatatgatgaacaatcctctgactactcacaccaatgggccagtagttagaatgatttgtgaagatgaggaatttgatctagCACTGAAAGCCATTGCaaccattgccgagacagaagaaaaccCAAAAAACGGTCGCCAtgcctgaaagttccccatcatacgggagtctcggtagccagtcttgctatcctttctgcgtccggattatctcagggtgtgatccggatgttttactttattatcTTACTtttcgatgtaaacccttctatcttcaaaattaaaaaaaaaaaaaagaataaaaaaatcaaatgaaattaatatttcattgtctaggaatgtctattttttttaatcttgtcacttttcttattctcttttcagttttgATTCAagcagattttaataacatgacatgcttgcggatttCATGACTAGATCCTAAAACTCTGTTAGatttcgaaataatgaatcaagaagcagaatgcAATAAAAGTGAGGTTAAGgtaataaaacaaaaaatcagAACAATATGAGAATAAGCCTATGCCAAGCCCGATTGaaacctgcagaagttgaaattccctctctccaggtcattgttgaagccgagattgaggataaagattgggtcactaatcgattggaacaattgacactgattgataaaaaataattGGCCAGAATTTGCCacaggcagttgtaccaacaaagaatagcCCGTGTCTATAACAAAAAAGTGCGGCCCATGAAATTTGAAATAGAACAACTCATTGTGAGACATATCCTCACacctcatgaagaagctaaaggaaaattggctccaaattggaaaggtcaaTACATTATAACGAGAGTACTGCAAAAGAGAGTGTTGTACCAGGGAAGCAACAAAGAAAATGTccctgaaataactgtcaatgcgGATGTAGTCAAAATGTACTATGTTGGCCCTTTATGTGGCATTAatgttctctgattgggatgatgaatgctttcattctcgctatccaaacatcattaacccttttctaaccattttgagtcggttacctttctttgattaccctctttggaacctgaaaatattattttttaaaaaaacaagaaagaaaaaagagaagaaaaacaaaacaaagatgaaaaaaaggaagagagagagagagagagagagagagagagagagagaaagaagaagaaaaagaaaacaaaacaaaaatccaaacaagttcatgttccttgaactacgttcgacttgattcctaaaggatacgtaggcagcctctctctggggttcagtcacaccaaaataaaaatctacaATTCTCCAAAAGTGAATCTGGGGCAGATTTTATAATGGGTTGGCGATGGTTTtgtctgaaaggttccaaagttgtaatttaatcCAAATCCTTTTCCACCCAAGTCCTTTTCAAAGTCCTTCCGATCAAGCAATGAGAATATTCAAGAATTGAAGGATGCAAccacttggatctgatacaaccaaatgagagaaataaaatgagagagtcttaatggtgaaaaccttcacgggcaccgtaaggcgatgttaaatagagaaattaaaatgagagagtcttgttagtgaaaactcgtttAAATAGCACTATAAGGCGttggtaagaagagaaatgagagaggtcagctggtgaaaacccgcaaagggcgccactgatcgaaaatgggatcctcacagccatcggcattgacagagtcctggcaaggtttctcaatTTTGAGGTATAAGttatgatgaatttctgagagttggacggtttacgcagatcagacatccagtccaagaggcatgtcatgttcattgaagtctgcatgtactccatataagtccatttttttttctcttttcccgaaagggatacctcttgtttaaattcatttgtccattccattgcttatttttctttgaatccctttcgatctaaatctgttccgaaactaagacaaagaaaggatggcaagattGATTTATAGTGTTTTTGTCTGATACGAACGAATATTCAAGAAGGCACCCAGCCTCGACAAGTGCATCGAGTCGACTCCGACTGGTCATGATGGCCGATGTTTCAAAATCAAAACTcctgaaaagaaaggaaaatcaaagtcgaatgcccacaaaggcaaaataaagttgaaatgtTAAGTCACGCGTGACTAACCGTCATGGCAAAGTCTGGAAAAGCCAAAGTTTCTCCAAGGTCAGAAGTGCAATCGATATTCAAGAAACAACCAGTTGCAGTTGAAAGGGCCGAGACCAAGTgactgaaacaatcaaggccacaaaaccaaccactgtttcaaactgacaaatagttttttgtttgaaaaaacaggaaacaggtgcaatccaaaagcgaccttgcaagaagcaggtacaACCAAATAGAAATTGTGCAAAGGCTAGAAACAGTTTTGCAGCAACCactccaaaagggaagtctccttcAAAACTTCtttcccgcatttactcattctctgatataaaaaaaaatgatgatgaaaagaaaaaaaaagggttcaaaatcacggtagtatagggtctccaatccctagctacacttttacaacatagggtctccactccctagttgatgtttttagacatagggtctccactccctagtcgcttttccaacatagggtctccactccctagttgatgttttagacatagggtctccactccctagtcgcttttccaacatagggtctccactccctagttgattattttagacatagggtctccacttcctagtcgcttttccaacatagggtctccactccctagttgatgtttttagatatagggtctccactccctagtctgactttccaacatagggtattcactccctagttgatgattatttttgacatagggtctccactccctagtcgtttttccaacatagggtctccactccctagttgatattttagacatagggtctccactccctagtcgcttttccaacatagggtctccactccctagtcgtttttccaacatagggtctccactccctagtctcttttccaacatagggtctccactccctacttgatgttttagacatagggtctccactccctagtcatttttttaacatatggtctccactccctagttgattattttagacatagggtctccactccctagtcaatttttcaacatagggtctccactttctagttgatatttttagacatagagtcttcactccctagtctcttttccaacatagggtctccactccctagtttctgaaatttagacatagggtctccaatccctagtcgtttttccaacatagggtctccactccctagttgatgttttagacatatggtcttcactctctagtctcttttctaacattcatagggtctccactccctagtcatctttcccaacgtagggtctccactccctagttgattttattttagatatagggtctccactccctagttgattttattttagacatagggtctccattccctagtctcttttccaatatagggtctccactccctagttaattttattttatatgtagggtctccactccctagtctcctttctaacatagggtattcactccctagttgatttgatcttaaatgcagggtacatcACTCCCTCAtatctttgccaatatagggtatcccattcctTGGCCACagtttcccaacataaggtacaccaatccttagttgagacatccttttgacaataaaggaacaccatccaaaaaaaaaaaacagcatAACTTTTTCGGGTTACACCACTCCGACCTTTTATAGCTTTCAATAaggaagtagtttagaattttgttacaataattcacgaaattttcctagcgcaaactgggacagaaaaatttcgttcgtttatttattttggtgtctgagtaggttttacctcgaggcacaggattcgagatgaccaaaagaagaagtctcaaatcagaataaaagaaaaagaaaaaataagtgaatccaaaacgtaaaagcagttgaaaagatgtggaatgcttAAAACATGAttgaagccacgagcattggagtcttgttttgattagaagaagttATAGAGCAATGAACTAGAACCTACAACTAGTGAGtatcaaggtttagatcagagtctgcatgatgAATCAATCAAGATTCAAGATCgagtttcagaagactcatagataggaatcttgtaactcgtaacTGATAgacttgtttagtttcttttttatttagatATAATAGCAGGATCACGGACCGGAGCctcggaacctcactcgactcctcaactcatcattctaCTATTCTTCTTAAACTACACACGACCTAATTTCCCTATAACttgggatatgtaggttgtccaaaaccaggactttgttgcaccctatcttttatttcttttccttttgaataatagCTTGGTCAAacattagtcacatggctcacttATTATTTGCCTGAAagctcttcatgtttccaagcaaagagggcaACTgcgagcacctaatttttgactatatttgaatttttatcaccttttactatataaatattttcagaaatttaatatatatattttttaactttgTTACATTTATTTTAGGGTAaacattaataataatttaaaaggtcaattattcgGACTTCAAAAAAAATCGGACaccctcctaagtccaaaatcaccatacggagctattggaatcatcaacactccattccggggtcgttacacattctTATTTCAGTGCTTGACCAATCTCATATGGAATATTATGGTGAtgagaa
Proteins encoded in this window:
- the LOC107759587 gene encoding chaperone protein dnaJ 11, chloroplastic-like, producing MISASFRQSPPPTAANTFSSGENSFLSPSCVRFRQSGYFSVAAATCGSVARCVPAVSASPASFYEILGIPMGATSEEIKAAYRRLARVCHPDVAAVDQKDTSADEFMKIHAAYCILSDPEKRAEYDRRLWNQRRRSVGLYSGYTCRNWETDQCW